Part of the Trichoplusia ni isolate ovarian cell line Hi5 chromosome 16 unlocalized genomic scaffold, tn1 tig00004214_group15, whole genome shotgun sequence genome is shown below.
CGGACTGCATTGTGCCACtgcatcaaaatattgctaATGTCTCGAGCCTCGAAGACCTCACTATGCAATATCATAAAAGTAGAAAGTGTTAAGCACATAGCAAGATactttttctctttcttttaaatgggactagcccgccacacatgcccgtcattgcagcTCCTGCTAGCCAGGATGTCCAATGAAACCAACAAAAACCatcgaaacacttaagttcgttgtgtcccaggggaaacaattaactgccttggaacccgcaacgaaattgatcataactagtaaaaaaaagaagtaagaAGTAAAGGAGAAAAAATTATCCACTTCATTCCATAGCTAGAGACAAAAGAGGAAATAGCTAATTACCGAGCTAGttgtagcaaagaaaagagattgataACTGAGTTAGGTTCAGTTATTACTGTTATcaggcaccacggatataaTTTTACTGGaccatataattatatttaaaacagcCGCGCGACGTTTTACCTCGAGATCAATCAGTAAGAAGCCCTGCCCGTCTGAGCAGGCGCCTTACACAAGAATATCAACCGCAACCGTTGGCTTTGCAGCAGTTTAGATCTTATAGCGCATATTGTGGTTCTATCAgcgttttcttttttacctGTGATTCCATTTAATTTAGTGCTAGGCGACGATTTAAAATTCCCTTTGAGAAGTAATTGAAACAAGATAGGCAGACAAGATAGTAAGATACTTTGCTTATTAAGTAagttataaaactttgaaaagtgGCGATCATAGTCGGCACGCCTGGCGCGAACTTTATGAGCTATTAATAACTCCGACCCAAACGGcttaatatttaagtaccaaTCACAGGTAATAATTACTTGACACAAAACTGGGGCGGAAGTCAAAAATAACATACttgaaatggaaattaataataaacatatttaacattCTGAAGAAATGAAAACGTTCCTTATGTTGTGTTGAATAGTTTTTCGCGCAATGTAAGATAGTCCAAGGCCTTAATTCTGCTATTTCAATGTCTTACAGAAAGTGGAAATTAATTacattgaccgtgagtgttccacgctgtactgaatttccaattattgggTGGGAAAAATGAGGAGAATAGGagtagtttcaaatttaatccaattgtcattaattcatcggccattgtaaatagcagaatcctGTTTCTGCAACACACTCTACAGAAGCATATAATTGCACGTCAGACATGCTGAGTCTTAATTCCTGTTTCATGCATGTTATCTCGGCACTACTTGCGTAATACTgctgttttttttccaaaaacctAATTATAATGTATACCTACCTAAgattaatttgcaataatttagttttgcaagagtaacttatggactttcttgtcggttcttctccataggcaaggccggatctaggggcccaggggccccgaggcaacaaaggagtggcccccttggttcaagtaattttcattcagtgaaaaatttatcgagctttttttagatgctactttggtggtgggcccctggtcatagtgggcccctaggcactatCCTAacgtgccttatggataatacggcactgtcCATAGGATAGACATTTTGGTTTTAAAGGTGCATGAATTTTAAAGCGCCTATTTTCAGAGTTTTTTGGTAGCTTTTTATAGTATCATTTCGCTCCTGTCATTTAGGGCCATTCTTTAAAAGGCGAGGTAAGTGATCATTAATCGGAAAGCCGCCTCTCGAGGGGTTTGGAAAGAAATTACAGATAACGATATAAAGAACTGCTACCTCAATAGATTAGCATTCAAAcatcctttattttattgaagcaGTCACAGCCGAGACCAAAACAAACCTGCATGATTATCGAGTGTATAcctataatatgttattatgaaCCTACCTATATGTGTAGCATAAACAGTTGAACGCACTATGTCATGTAAAAAGCAGTGAATTCCTTTGAATTGTGGTAGTGAAACAGATTATTAGTAAATTTTAATGCCTATCGCCATAACGTATATCGCATAGCCATGGAAAGTGGAGGCTGTATTCATGATATAACCGTtaccttaaaaattatatagaCATCAAATGAAAGGCGGTGAAAATACCGTACCAGCTTAAACAAATAAGgaagtttatattaattgaccttacttatattttacataagaaGTTTTCAGGTACGTTACGAAGTTTTGTAGTCGGGTTTTCGTTCGGTTACTAATCAAATCGACATGTGGTCTGGAAAACGACTAATGATATACTATCGAATCATCAAGTTCTAATAGCCCCCGGCTGGGCAAGGGAGGCCCCCTTTGTTTGTGCCACTCTTCTCCGGCTCTTGTTTTACGCATCCATACTATTGGCGTTATCATTGTAACATCGTCTGCCCTTTTCATCCTCGACCTGCCGGGAGTTCGCCGTCCAAGTCTTGGCCACCATTTAGTTGTTTTCTTCACCTACAATCGCCTAGCCAGGCGTCCTACCCATGTGTGATTGCCGGTAAATTCGTAGTTATTCGTACGACACTTGTACAGTAAACAGCAGCCAGGCCACTATAGTCATATTAAACGAAAGTATAATTGATCCGTTTAACAATGTCTTGGGTTCATCAAACGTAAAAACGTTATCATAACCGGCAAGTGTGTCGCAGGCGGCACGCACAGGGGCGGCTCGGCGGCCGTGACGTACAGATCATTAAGGAAATAGGTGACCCAAATGTTGGATACTCCGATACCCCCGCATGCCTGCAGCGGTCGCTGTTGTGTTGTTTCGAAGTCAGTTCTCGATACTATTAGCGAAGGCTTTACGAttcaatatttgatttttattaaccGTCTAAAGTTGTATACGGATTTTTccgtaatattttacttaggtgaaacaaaaataaatggtttaaaatggtcatttcatatttattagtaCTGAAAAACACAACGCAAAGTTGTGTGTTATCTTAGTCAGCAATACCTCGGGATTGTTTATTGTTGCCTTAAAATCCTTTTGTCTATTTCTGTCTCTACATATACATAAGTACCTCACAATAATTATAGTAGGTAGTTCTTATAGAAATACACTATGTAACATAAGGCCGCTTGCCTCAACGTGCTCGATATATTGTGACTCGGCAGAAAAAGCGCTCACCGTCTGAAAAAATGATTGCTTAGCGACGCAACAATATAGGTACAATGCTCTATAAAATCTACATGTTCGGTAATTCTTAAGGGTCCACCACGACTTGTGTAGGTATGTTGCTGTGTTGTATAAGCCTTCTATTGGTTTTAGGTGATGTGGTGGCTACATAGCTATTCAGagtaagagttttatttttagtggcgtttattattagttttgaaACGCAATTTCTGTGCAagtgttacttttattataaaaagtaaaatacattgtaCATAATTCATAagcttataaaaacaatacaataacgAACACGTTACGGAAGCAGGAGTCAGGGCATCGTGAGCCTGTAGTTGACGACCACCACCACGGCGTAGCACGAGGCGAGCAGTgccagcagcgcggcggcgagcagcgcggcggcgggcgccaggcgcgcggcggcggcggcggcgcccgcCAGCGTGGCCGCGCCCGccaccgcgcccgcgccgcacgccAGCATGCCCCACGCGTACACGTCGCACAGCGCGTCGCTCTCGGCCGCCGCGcccagcagcagcagcgcgtGCAGGGCCGCCAGCAGCACGCCCAGCACGCCGTGCACGTAGCGTAGCGCCGCCGCCACGCTGCCGCCGCCGGCCAGCTCGCGCACCCAGCCCGCGCCCGCCTGGCTGAACAGCGCCAGGTACGCGGCCGCCAGACACAACCCCAGCAAGGCCACTCCCAGCGCTGCCGCGCGCAGCGGCAGTCCGCAGCAGTGGTGCACTACGGGACATCTCTCCAGCAGATAGCCCATGTCGCCCACAACACCACCTCACACACGCACCGCGCCACCAACGATCAATAAACACTATCTTTCCGCGCACGAATACTTACAATGACGCTGTCACGTTGGCATCAAAACTCACTCGTCAAAAGAGGTAAGTTGGAGACcgcaaaaattataaattggaTGGCAATGATTGTGTTAAGGTTAAACCTCTATTTGGCTAAAGCTATAAGATTACTAAAATCATGATACTGTGTGTTCACCAGACAGATGCAGAGTAAGTGGTACCTGCGAGCGCGCGGCGCAGCAGGCCCGCCAGCAGGCGGCGCAGGTCGGCGGGACGCGCGCGCCTCTTGCTCACGCCGAGGCGGCGTCGCGCGCGCGCCGGCCGCAGCGCCGCGCTCTCCGTGCTCGACAACTCCTCAGAGCTCAGGCTGCATTTTTTATGACGAACTATTTTCACTTTCACAGAGGGTAATTCGATCGGTGGGAGCGAGAACTTTTCCGGATTCATGCACTTTTTAGGCCAAACGTCATCGGAACTTGACAGGTTAGTAGAGGAGTCTATCGGGCAGGGCAGCTGCAGCGGCGGCAGGATCTTGTTGTAGGGCACGAGCCGGCGCGGGTAGTCGGGGCTGCGGCAGCTGGAGCTGGACGGGAGCCACACGTCGCTGGAGAACAGCGAGGAGGAGATGGAGTCGCGCGCGCCGAACTCCAGCGTGCAGCGGCgtgggcgcgcggcgggcgccaGGCGCACGGGCGCGCGGTGAACCGTGGCGCTGCCCAGCTCGTAGCCGGGCCGCGACTCCGAGCTGGCCGTGTTGTAGTCGTCCGAGCTGgccgcggccgcgcccgcgccccacaCAAACGGCGACACCGGCTCCATGTTGACGAAGGCGCGCGCGATGT
Proteins encoded:
- the LOC113506466 gene encoding uncharacterized protein LOC113506466; the encoded protein is MGYLLERCPVVHHCCGLPLRAAALGVALLGLCLAAAYLALFSQAGAGWVRELAGGGSVAAALRYVHGVLGVLLAALHALLLLGAAAESDALCDVYAWGMLACGAGAVAGAATLAGAAAAAARRGTQAASPALREALHTLRDAWPEPRSLLSRW